A window from Chitinophaga filiformis encodes these proteins:
- a CDS encoding TolC family protein, producing the protein MCTTIRKAYVLLPFMFLTLCVTAQQPHNTTQPLHLSIEQIWEQAELNNKRIAMSRLGVERSKEAWKDAKAERLPEINAAGAYARVTNMPIYEDGLFHTPQQFPVLHNYYKIGGEAYFNIYNGNKTSLEIKKEATEHAIAEQQQNLTVSEVKFNAAVCYLDLARSCRFKELIAKDIDEQEKQLAHIRELQKNGVVLKSDVLRAELKLSRQQMGMVQINNDIAIASQKLAIMIGADEHVLIAPDTSLAEQAVVPGTYEDYLTTAADHAYEYKISEGETALRALSLKQVKANVSPKVGLFAEYAWAYPQIQFYPYAGAAYGLGMYGVKASFPISSFYQNKHKEKMAKLQLERQEVEHMEIGDEIREEVNEAFLRYKEALTRIDVAKTNVKQAAENLRIVNNTYFNQLSLMTDLLDADTQMLQTRFDLVSANIAARVRYYQLQKVIGNL; encoded by the coding sequence ATGTGTACGACTATCAGAAAGGCATACGTCCTGTTGCCTTTTATGTTTCTGACATTGTGTGTAACGGCACAACAACCTCATAACACCACCCAACCGTTACATCTATCGATTGAGCAGATATGGGAACAGGCGGAATTAAACAATAAGCGGATAGCAATGTCCAGGCTGGGCGTGGAAAGGAGTAAAGAAGCATGGAAGGATGCGAAGGCTGAGCGACTACCGGAGATCAATGCTGCAGGTGCATATGCGCGTGTAACAAATATGCCGATATATGAAGACGGCCTCTTTCATACACCACAACAGTTTCCTGTCTTGCATAACTATTATAAGATAGGAGGAGAAGCATACTTTAACATCTACAACGGGAATAAAACGAGCCTTGAAATAAAAAAAGAAGCGACGGAACATGCAATAGCTGAACAACAGCAAAACCTGACCGTGTCTGAAGTGAAATTCAATGCGGCAGTCTGTTACCTGGATCTGGCGCGTAGTTGCAGGTTTAAAGAATTAATAGCAAAGGATATTGACGAACAGGAAAAGCAACTCGCCCATATCCGGGAATTACAGAAAAATGGCGTTGTGCTGAAAAGTGATGTACTAAGAGCTGAATTGAAATTATCGCGTCAGCAAATGGGGATGGTACAGATCAACAATGATATTGCCATCGCCAGTCAGAAGCTGGCTATTATGATCGGGGCAGATGAGCATGTACTGATAGCGCCTGACACCTCATTGGCAGAACAGGCTGTCGTACCGGGTACATATGAAGATTATCTAACCACTGCTGCAGATCATGCATATGAATATAAGATATCCGAAGGAGAGACGGCACTCAGAGCACTATCGCTTAAACAGGTAAAAGCAAATGTATCTCCGAAGGTTGGTTTGTTTGCAGAATATGCATGGGCTTATCCGCAGATACAGTTCTATCCTTATGCGGGGGCGGCGTATGGGTTGGGGATGTATGGCGTGAAAGCATCTTTTCCTATCTCTTCTTTTTATCAGAATAAGCATAAGGAAAAGATGGCGAAGTTACAATTGGAAAGACAGGAAGTAGAACATATGGAAATAGGCGACGAGATAAGAGAAGAGGTAAACGAGGCATTCCTGCGTTATAAGGAGGCCCTGACACGTATAGACGTGGCAAAAACAAATGTAAAACAAGCTGCAGAAAATCTCAGGATTGTGAACAATACCTATTTCAATCAGCTCTCTCTTATGACAGATCTGCTTGATGCGGATACACAAATGTTACAGACCCGTTTCGACCTGGTGTCGGCCAATATTGCTGCGCGCGTCAGGTATTACCAGTTACAAAAAGTTATAGGCAATTTATAA
- a CDS encoding SusC/RagA family TonB-linked outer membrane protein — protein MRVIVRIFITCLAVYCPRYAFSQDTVKQYHPVVKLTKADSISPEREHIYPYSSLQQLLKGNTAGIYIQKPTGESGSFSSIALRGTAIPFITSKDIYESQPTIVLDGIPLIMDHPFTFDIQLFGYNHLGPATNLLSAIDMNNIEKIEVVKDFGRAALYGPRAVNGGVILLTTKAPVTGRRKISFNTYFGVVQRPHIYTTNAKFENDFRRRFYDKYATTEQLQTYPLYLRDSTNNAYYGPSNWTDLYFKNTPVYGVNASLSSGTDRANFRFAAGNQRSANTADNSRMDRYNAMFEINMVPLHGFTVSSMISASRLERTRSRWLRDRFAEMQYLPDLSSPLPPNKQYYGQYLNEFTKSFDDNKTNEINGYFKINIKPSNSLQINSQFGFDYNEGLRDLFYPSTLLETVNYLSNYFGYNQRVFFNNTITYDHTFKQQHHLTIEAGEGFQADYHRYNYAYAYKGPNDLIRINLLHSDNTKTEYLSPKSFDHALIFSFLDKQRARLLSFYGRAAYSYNEQLDFSVLLRADGSSSAQPDNWWLFTPTFSAGLNVKNTWLKDNDAINALKLQASWGRVGRLMPDDRFGEGSQYTSDLSFSNNPVRFSYNGFPGISRGYSSGYIGYGITWPYADQLNVNISTALLNNKLQVSLDLYNRTDHNMLLGVPFSAEYGYNLRYKNGMTVRNRGIDLALKAAVLPAKSAVQWVPGITLNYNKNTLLALPDGLNELTVANGSKLLKVGKAIDQYWVLENEGIYNRDADIPTSQEGKRLNYKGIPLMAGDPRWKDINGDNVIDDKDKVLKGHVSPVISGGFNNDIYWKGFTLGLSFYYALGRKVMNAEVADRFDFINREGKIDMSAVKEITFWSKVGNYDKYPLYNPWSTVDAYRIDQDLFLENGSFLKLRNLSLQYDVTTAKWWNKKGRINGLAIYATATNVFTITPYTGGDPELVDFNGFDTGYSLPLSRTYTIGLKMDL, from the coding sequence ATGCGTGTAATTGTACGGATCTTCATCACGTGCCTGGCTGTGTATTGCCCACGGTATGCCTTTTCACAGGATACAGTCAAACAATATCATCCGGTGGTGAAGTTGACAAAAGCGGATTCCATATCGCCTGAGCGCGAGCATATTTACCCTTATTCATCACTGCAACAGTTATTAAAAGGAAATACCGCGGGGATATACATACAGAAACCTACAGGGGAGTCAGGGTCCTTTAGCAGTATAGCTTTGAGGGGTACTGCGATCCCTTTCATCACGAGCAAGGATATCTATGAATCCCAGCCTACCATTGTGTTGGATGGTATTCCGCTTATCATGGATCATCCCTTTACTTTTGACATACAACTGTTCGGATACAATCACCTGGGGCCTGCTACCAATCTTTTATCTGCCATCGATATGAATAATATCGAGAAGATAGAAGTGGTCAAAGACTTCGGCAGAGCTGCATTGTACGGACCACGGGCTGTCAATGGCGGCGTGATATTGCTGACTACCAAGGCGCCTGTTACCGGCCGCCGGAAGATCAGCTTTAACACCTACTTTGGTGTGGTACAACGACCGCATATTTATACAACGAATGCGAAGTTTGAAAATGATTTCCGTCGGCGGTTCTATGATAAATATGCTACCACTGAGCAATTGCAAACCTACCCGCTCTATCTGCGCGACTCTACGAACAATGCTTATTACGGGCCATCCAACTGGACAGATCTTTATTTTAAGAATACACCGGTATATGGTGTAAATGCCAGTCTTTCCAGTGGCACCGACAGGGCGAACTTCAGGTTTGCCGCCGGCAATCAACGATCTGCCAATACCGCAGACAATAGCAGGATGGACAGGTACAACGCAATGTTTGAGATCAATATGGTGCCATTGCATGGATTTACAGTATCCTCCATGATCAGCGCTTCCAGGCTGGAAAGAACAAGGAGCAGATGGCTGCGCGACCGGTTTGCAGAAATGCAGTATCTGCCGGACCTGAGCAGTCCTCTGCCACCTAACAAGCAGTATTATGGACAGTATCTGAATGAGTTTACCAAATCATTCGACGATAACAAAACCAATGAAATAAACGGGTATTTTAAGATCAATATAAAGCCTTCCAACAGCCTGCAGATCAATTCACAGTTTGGGTTTGATTACAATGAAGGACTGAGGGACCTGTTCTATCCCAGTACCCTGCTGGAAACTGTGAACTACCTGTCTAACTATTTCGGGTATAATCAGCGGGTATTCTTCAATAATACCATTACCTACGATCACACTTTTAAACAGCAGCATCACCTGACCATCGAAGCTGGTGAGGGATTCCAGGCGGACTATCACCGGTATAACTATGCTTATGCCTATAAAGGACCTAATGATCTGATCCGTATCAACCTGTTACATTCTGACAATACGAAAACAGAATACCTGTCGCCAAAGTCATTCGATCATGCATTGATCTTTTCTTTCCTCGACAAGCAACGCGCCCGCTTGTTGTCTTTTTATGGTCGTGCGGCTTATTCCTACAACGAACAACTGGACTTTTCCGTATTGTTGCGCGCAGACGGTTCTTCCAGCGCACAGCCTGACAACTGGTGGTTATTTACCCCAACATTCTCTGCAGGATTGAATGTTAAAAATACCTGGCTAAAAGATAACGATGCTATCAACGCATTAAAGCTGCAAGCCAGCTGGGGAAGAGTAGGCCGGTTGATGCCGGACGACCGTTTCGGTGAAGGATCGCAATATACTTCCGACCTTTCATTCAGTAATAACCCCGTTCGCTTCTCCTATAACGGTTTTCCGGGTATCAGCCGGGGCTACTCTTCGGGTTATATTGGCTACGGTATCACATGGCCTTATGCCGACCAGCTGAACGTAAATATCAGTACAGCATTGCTGAACAATAAACTGCAGGTCTCCCTGGACCTCTATAACAGGACCGATCATAACATGTTGCTGGGTGTGCCTTTTTCGGCAGAATACGGTTATAACCTCCGTTATAAGAATGGGATGACTGTGCGCAACCGTGGGATAGATCTAGCCCTGAAGGCTGCAGTACTGCCTGCAAAGAGCGCTGTCCAGTGGGTGCCTGGTATCACCCTCAATTACAACAAAAATACTTTGCTCGCTTTACCGGACGGTTTGAACGAACTGACTGTTGCCAATGGCAGCAAACTATTGAAGGTTGGTAAGGCAATAGATCAATATTGGGTATTGGAGAATGAAGGTATCTATAACCGCGATGCGGATATTCCCACCAGCCAGGAAGGCAAACGCCTGAACTACAAAGGTATTCCCCTGATGGCCGGCGATCCCCGCTGGAAAGATATCAACGGCGATAACGTGATCGATGATAAGGACAAGGTATTAAAGGGACATGTTTCGCCTGTTATCTCCGGTGGGTTTAACAACGACATTTACTGGAAAGGGTTTACGCTTGGCCTGTCATTTTATTATGCGCTTGGCAGAAAGGTCATGAATGCAGAAGTAGCAGATCGTTTTGATTTCATTAACAGGGAGGGGAAAATTGATATGAGCGCGGTAAAGGAGATCACTTTCTGGAGCAAGGTAGGCAACTATGACAAATACCCCTTATACAACCCATGGAGCACGGTAGATGCATACCGTATAGATCAGGACCTGTTCCTGGAAAATGGTTCCTTCCTGAAACTGCGTAACCTGTCCCTGCAGTACGATGTAACAACGGCGAAGTGGTGGAACAAGAAAGGCAGGATCAACGGACTGGCTATTTATGCTACTGCTACGAATGTTTTTACGATCACACCTTATACCGGGGGCGATCCTGAGCTGGTTGATTTCAATGGTTTTGATACTGGCTATTCACTGCCACTATCCAGGACATATACAATAGGGTTAAAAATGGATCTCTGA
- a CDS encoding RagB/SusD family nutrient uptake outer membrane protein, with protein sequence MKRLFLITIIFYCTAFTGCRKLLDIDSSHAVSEENFWNSHEDTRTALVAVYGLLRAAMADNNAWWMYGELRKGDFYALQRQDMKAIIRNDLRAAYPLLESLSNWRRFYAVINAANMFLEHVGEVKARDPKYSEENMRVDIAQMRCIRAYVYFFLVSVWGDVPLITSSHDGEFANKPREDKQTVLAFVEKELVQSAADLPYKYSADDPQQSGSYYNESSTRWYGVLARKHTAYAILAHVAAWQGKYVDASVYGQFVLDNYSKGGSYYVGTDELVSGNGFFKWKKDNHILAFNFDWGHVDASFSGHLEEMTLAAPVINKALPDIYVPKDTILSVFDQPVDERFSLDTLTGVPTSQRYFTNFNSQIPIFSKIKVIQDGNTSDPSFRIYSSTIVITRLENIALLQAEALAVIGEQQRAIDLLNTIRDLRRIKRYDSAREGDLIDAIFKERRKELMGEGWRWFDLIRYNKIKQNDPAFMELIAKGGIYWPVADEVIKQNPLITQNPYWQ encoded by the coding sequence ATGAAACGCTTATTCCTGATAACAATCATTTTCTATTGCACCGCATTTACCGGTTGCAGGAAATTGCTGGATATTGATTCCTCTCATGCTGTATCAGAAGAGAATTTCTGGAACTCGCATGAAGATACTCGTACAGCGTTGGTAGCTGTTTACGGCCTGCTTCGTGCTGCCATGGCAGATAATAATGCCTGGTGGATGTACGGTGAACTACGCAAAGGCGATTTCTATGCACTGCAACGGCAGGATATGAAAGCCATCATACGCAATGATCTGAGGGCTGCTTATCCCTTACTGGAATCACTATCCAACTGGCGCCGCTTTTATGCCGTGATCAATGCTGCTAATATGTTCCTTGAGCATGTGGGAGAGGTAAAAGCGCGTGATCCTAAATACTCCGAGGAAAATATGCGTGTGGACATTGCACAAATGCGTTGTATACGGGCATATGTTTATTTCTTTCTCGTATCGGTGTGGGGTGATGTGCCACTGATCACATCATCGCATGATGGCGAATTTGCCAATAAACCCAGGGAAGATAAACAGACCGTACTCGCATTCGTGGAAAAGGAACTGGTGCAGTCTGCCGCCGATCTTCCATATAAATACAGTGCTGATGATCCGCAACAATCAGGCTCCTACTACAATGAAAGCAGTACCCGCTGGTATGGTGTACTGGCACGTAAACATACTGCCTATGCAATCCTTGCCCATGTGGCCGCATGGCAGGGAAAGTATGTTGACGCCTCTGTATATGGCCAGTTTGTGTTGGACAACTACTCCAAAGGAGGCAGTTACTATGTGGGTACAGATGAACTGGTAAGCGGCAACGGATTTTTCAAATGGAAGAAAGACAACCATATCCTTGCTTTTAATTTTGACTGGGGGCATGTGGATGCTTCTTTCTCCGGCCACCTGGAAGAAATGACCCTGGCAGCCCCGGTTATCAATAAAGCACTACCGGATATCTATGTGCCGAAAGACACTATCCTGTCAGTATTCGACCAGCCGGTGGATGAACGCTTTAGCCTCGATACACTGACAGGCGTACCTACTTCGCAACGTTACTTTACCAATTTCAACAGCCAGATTCCCATCTTCAGTAAAATAAAGGTCATTCAGGATGGCAATACTTCCGACCCTTCTTTCAGGATCTATTCCAGCACTATTGTGATTACCCGCCTGGAGAACATTGCATTGCTGCAGGCAGAAGCACTGGCCGTAATAGGAGAACAGCAGCGGGCTATTGATCTGCTTAACACGATCAGGGACCTGCGCAGGATAAAACGTTACGACAGTGCCAGGGAAGGCGACCTGATAGATGCCATTTTCAAAGAGCGGCGTAAAGAGTTGATGGGAGAAGGCTGGCGCTGGTTTGACCTCATCCGCTACAACAAGATCAAACAGAATGATCCCGCTTTTATGGAGCTGATTGCCAAAGGGGGCATCTATTGGCCGGTGGCTGACGAGGTCATTAAACAAAATCCATTGATCACCCAGAATCCTTATTGGCAATGA
- a CDS encoding AraC family transcriptional regulator, with protein sequence MPIIYPFKPFKNMQPLAGYLSEIDVHPQSVYVLHEKVERRFSMHTHEKGQLTYVEGGIAYCNMPDRSYVIPARHYIWIPKHQQHYMQIKHSKATTTRNLYFYSHNDHLNPFYSRLGIYPVNELLLQMISYSARWERHVLPGDPGFSFLSAMKDILPDISTTALPVALPTTQHERLQPVLQYIAQHFDQQLTLESVSHQFDLSPRTLSRLFTNILDMSFVQYLKTLRVVKGIEMILQTNQTLSEIAYQTGYSSIAAFSKVFYQLTNKRPSSFQQDIY encoded by the coding sequence TTGCCAATTATTTATCCATTCAAGCCATTTAAGAACATGCAGCCCCTGGCAGGTTATTTAAGTGAGATAGATGTACATCCGCAATCAGTCTATGTTTTGCACGAAAAAGTAGAGAGAAGGTTTTCCATGCATACGCATGAGAAAGGGCAGCTGACCTACGTAGAAGGAGGTATTGCATATTGCAATATGCCTGACCGGTCCTATGTAATTCCGGCCCGTCATTATATATGGATACCGAAACATCAGCAGCATTACATGCAGATAAAACATTCAAAAGCGACCACTACGCGTAACCTGTATTTCTATAGTCATAATGATCATCTGAACCCTTTTTATAGCCGCCTGGGCATCTACCCTGTCAATGAATTACTGTTGCAAATGATCAGCTATTCAGCCCGCTGGGAACGGCATGTATTACCAGGTGATCCCGGCTTCAGCTTTCTGAGCGCCATGAAGGATATTTTACCCGATATCAGTACCACGGCATTGCCTGTGGCATTACCAACCACACAACATGAGCGGCTGCAGCCGGTACTGCAATACATTGCGCAGCATTTTGACCAGCAGCTGACACTGGAAAGTGTCAGTCATCAGTTCGACTTAAGCCCACGTACGCTTTCCCGCCTCTTCACCAATATTCTCGACATGTCTTTTGTGCAATACCTGAAGACGTTAAGGGTTGTGAAAGGCATCGAAATGATCCTTCAAACCAACCAGACATTGAGCGAAATCGCTTATCAGACCGGGTATAGCAGTATTGCCGCTTTTAGTAAAGTATTTTATCAGCTCACGAATAAACGCCCTTCCAGCTTCCAGCAGGATATTTATTAA
- a CDS encoding HlyD family secretion protein, which yields MTGKRNKYAKTDRLITAITGWIAGIILVALAIWGGVTLFELRRYEETNDAQVEEYINPVTSRVTGYISKINYEENQDVKKGDTLLVIDDSEYVLQEQEANAALMNARAQIQVLESNVVTSSKTADGTQAQIAAAKAKLWKQQQEYDRYKKLYDAESATKQQLENVETALNVAKADYESVVNNYDAAVSKVNDIRSQKAVLNAEIQRREALLGRNKLDVSYTVIRAPYDGKMGRRTIQEGQLVQAGQTLAFIVNQATGKWIIANFKETQVSKMHIGQAADIEIDAFPGKTFNGTIESLSPATGARFSLLPPDNSSGNFVKIVQRIPVRIKLTNASSETTLLRAGMNATVLISKKHG from the coding sequence ATGACAGGCAAGAGGAATAAATATGCGAAGACGGACAGGCTGATCACGGCTATTACCGGCTGGATAGCCGGTATCATCCTGGTAGCGCTGGCTATCTGGGGAGGCGTTACACTGTTTGAACTGCGCAGGTATGAAGAGACCAATGATGCTCAGGTGGAGGAATATATCAACCCTGTTACCTCACGTGTAACGGGCTATATCAGTAAGATCAACTATGAGGAAAACCAGGATGTAAAAAAAGGAGATACCTTATTGGTGATAGATGACAGCGAATATGTTTTGCAGGAACAGGAGGCGAATGCCGCACTGATGAATGCAAGAGCACAGATACAGGTCCTGGAAAGTAATGTAGTGACCAGCAGTAAAACTGCTGATGGTACGCAGGCGCAGATCGCAGCTGCAAAAGCGAAACTCTGGAAGCAGCAGCAGGAATATGATCGTTATAAGAAATTGTACGATGCAGAATCGGCTACAAAACAACAACTGGAGAATGTGGAAACAGCCTTGAATGTGGCAAAGGCGGACTATGAATCTGTTGTTAACAATTACGATGCTGCCGTATCAAAAGTTAATGATATCAGGTCACAGAAAGCGGTATTAAACGCCGAGATACAACGAAGGGAAGCGCTGCTCGGACGTAACAAGCTGGACGTTTCCTACACAGTGATCAGGGCGCCTTATGATGGTAAAATGGGGCGCCGCACCATACAGGAAGGACAGCTGGTGCAGGCAGGACAGACCCTGGCATTTATTGTGAACCAGGCTACCGGTAAATGGATCATTGCTAACTTTAAAGAAACACAGGTCAGCAAAATGCATATAGGGCAGGCGGCCGACATTGAAATAGATGCTTTTCCAGGCAAAACCTTCAACGGAACGATAGAGTCATTATCACCTGCCACAGGTGCCCGTTTCTCGCTTTTGCCACCGGATAATTCATCGGGCAATTTCGTGAAGATCGTGCAACGCATACCCGTGCGTATTAAACTGACAAATGCTTCCAGCGAGACTACCCTGTTACGTGCAGGTATGAATGCTACCGTTTTAATCAGTAAGAAACATGGCTAA
- a CDS encoding MFS transporter encodes MAKRIPIFKPWAAEWLIRVVIFINLVPSMLMFGLSTAYGPAAAGYYGIEPADVQYSMVLFYASLAGFFALERRFFVFIASKEYLIIGTVIQIIASYGCYITRDLHVLLGLRFIQGMANCVTTSVCITLVFSRLRTNRAREIGYSLFYGTLLCIAAITTLLTAPVIDAFDYNVLYKWMIFMYIPGAVLLVLIMNRIRLNRKFPLYQLDWASYVIYTTALCLLGYILLYGQQYYWWNDDRIIMATIAVIVLGIIHVLRQRSLKRPYLSLDVFRYRNYVIGVGLIVILYICRGALNITTNYFTTVLGMDPKHLSYILVANIGGIAGGALYSSRWIVMERPVRWIWITGFALLLVFHLWMHALFATQADASTFIVPLIVQGLGAGMLMAPMIIYTISSVPSHLGSTASATGVFFRFAGFCLSIALINYFQLFSRKVHYNRFLELVTSLDPFVTARLEGYKRAVTAKGIPADQAAKMANGLLYRSADIQAQIRFAMDYYYLISCLLVVIILLIAFVPYLNRTVINLRNNQPAPASY; translated from the coding sequence ATGGCTAAGCGTATTCCCATTTTTAAACCATGGGCGGCTGAATGGCTGATCAGGGTGGTGATCTTTATCAACCTGGTTCCTTCTATGCTGATGTTCGGGCTTTCAACTGCGTACGGGCCTGCCGCGGCGGGTTACTATGGTATTGAGCCCGCAGACGTGCAATATTCGATGGTATTATTCTATGCATCGCTGGCAGGATTTTTTGCACTGGAAAGAAGGTTCTTTGTTTTTATTGCCAGTAAAGAATATTTGATCATAGGAACTGTCATACAGATCATTGCTTCCTACGGCTGTTATATCACCCGCGATCTGCACGTATTATTGGGGCTTCGTTTCATACAGGGTATGGCGAACTGTGTAACCACGAGCGTATGTATTACGCTTGTGTTCAGCAGATTGCGGACAAACCGTGCCAGGGAGATCGGTTATTCCCTTTTTTATGGTACCCTGCTTTGTATCGCAGCCATCACTACATTATTGACCGCACCTGTCATTGATGCCTTTGATTATAATGTGCTGTACAAGTGGATGATCTTTATGTATATACCCGGTGCTGTACTGCTGGTCTTGATCATGAACCGGATACGGCTGAACAGGAAATTCCCTTTGTACCAACTTGACTGGGCCAGCTATGTGATCTATACTACGGCGCTTTGTTTGCTGGGATATATTCTCCTGTATGGGCAGCAGTATTACTGGTGGAACGATGACAGGATCATAATGGCCACCATAGCGGTGATAGTACTGGGAATTATACACGTGCTCCGGCAGCGTTCTTTAAAGCGACCATACCTGAGCCTGGATGTATTCCGTTACCGGAACTATGTGATAGGCGTCGGACTTATAGTGATCCTCTATATCTGCAGGGGAGCATTGAACATTACAACCAATTATTTTACTACTGTATTGGGTATGGACCCAAAACATTTGTCTTATATCCTCGTGGCCAATATTGGCGGTATTGCAGGTGGCGCTTTGTATTCATCAAGATGGATCGTCATGGAAAGGCCGGTGCGGTGGATATGGATAACAGGCTTTGCATTGCTGTTGGTATTTCATCTGTGGATGCATGCTTTATTTGCCACACAGGCAGATGCGTCCACCTTTATTGTACCATTGATCGTACAGGGGCTGGGTGCAGGAATGCTGATGGCGCCCATGATCATTTATACTATCTCTTCAGTACCATCGCACCTGGGAAGTACAGCCTCGGCAACAGGCGTCTTTTTCCGCTTTGCAGGCTTTTGCCTCAGTATAGCGCTCATCAACTACTTTCAACTCTTTTCAAGGAAGGTGCACTACAACCGTTTCCTTGAACTGGTCACTTCGCTGGATCCCTTTGTAACAGCAAGGCTGGAGGGATATAAAAGAGCTGTTACTGCAAAAGGGATTCCGGCAGACCAGGCTGCGAAAATGGCCAACGGATTATTATACCGCTCTGCAGATATACAGGCGCAGATCCGTTTTGCAATGGATTACTATTACCTGATCAGTTGCCTGCTGGTTGTGATCATTCTGTTGATCGCATTCGTACCTTATCTGAACAGAACTGTTATTAACCTGAGGAATAACCAGCCTGCGCCTGCCTCGTATTGA
- a CDS encoding carbohydrate-binding protein, with translation MTNIKMLLLAGLGILLLSPACKKDSGYYNYENQLREFDGSTLEFLQSEHQYDSFLLAVERVHLTDTLKSGLYTVFAPTDASFKQAIENMNTLRTIQGRGHMFISTVPYEQLDTLVCRYIVRDTFASRAMVLQDGIGLTAIRYNYPMHGKFNRTDAEGHVNGGPGVITFSDTKGVIYTNRWSNASTVAIDIKTKTGLVNVLDKDHMFGFDEFIPRMNPTVSTPWNEFPFYIPGVIGLEQFNRGGNKVAYLDFSLNNQGGQYRPADQVDITTASSENGLKVGWTETGEWMDYTVQVTETGEYDMTLRYGSGGSDGRVHLEIDGKPVVGSALVMPGTGGYDSFRDITTTVQLTAGRHLMKIFYDFANFDLRYLKFMRKGAPMTIPGVITLEDFDNGGEGVAYHDNNTGNNGGKYRPSEGVDIDFSRNEGGGYQVGWTETGEWMNYTVVVKETGYYNTYILAGSERSDGVVHLEFDGVDVTGPLKMPNTGDYHKRQNVTTSIYLTKGTHVMRFFVDHEGFDVKSVTFRPLN, from the coding sequence ATGACCAACATAAAGATGCTCCTGCTGGCAGGACTGGGTATACTGTTGTTATCTCCTGCCTGCAAAAAGGATAGCGGCTATTACAATTATGAGAATCAGCTGAGGGAATTTGATGGCAGCACCCTTGAGTTCCTGCAAAGTGAGCATCAGTACGATTCCTTTTTACTGGCAGTGGAAAGGGTGCATCTGACAGATACATTGAAGTCCGGTCTGTACACGGTATTCGCTCCTACTGACGCCAGCTTCAAACAGGCGATCGAGAATATGAATACGCTCCGCACCATCCAGGGACGGGGACATATGTTCATCAGCACAGTGCCTTATGAACAACTGGATACGCTCGTATGCCGCTATATAGTCCGGGACACTTTTGCTTCCCGCGCTATGGTATTGCAGGACGGTATTGGGCTGACGGCTATCAGGTACAACTATCCTATGCATGGCAAGTTCAATCGTACAGATGCGGAAGGCCACGTAAATGGTGGGCCCGGCGTGATCACCTTCAGTGATACAAAAGGAGTGATATATACTAATCGCTGGAGTAATGCCAGCACGGTAGCTATTGACATTAAAACCAAAACAGGGCTGGTGAATGTGCTGGACAAAGACCACATGTTCGGCTTTGACGAATTCATTCCCCGGATGAACCCAACTGTATCTACTCCCTGGAATGAATTCCCTTTTTATATACCTGGTGTAATCGGGCTGGAACAATTCAACCGCGGTGGCAACAAGGTGGCATACCTGGACTTCTCCCTGAATAACCAGGGAGGACAGTACCGTCCCGCCGATCAGGTGGATATCACCACTGCTTCCAGTGAAAATGGCCTTAAGGTGGGATGGACAGAAACCGGGGAGTGGATGGATTATACGGTGCAGGTAACGGAAACCGGTGAATATGATATGACCTTACGTTACGGTAGCGGTGGAAGTGATGGCCGGGTACACCTGGAAATAGATGGAAAGCCTGTAGTAGGTAGTGCGCTGGTGATGCCGGGAACAGGTGGATACGATAGCTTTCGTGATATTACTACAACAGTGCAGCTGACCGCAGGCCGCCATCTCATGAAGATATTCTATGACTTTGCCAACTTCGATCTGCGTTACCTCAAATTCATGCGTAAAGGCGCCCCGATGACTATCCCTGGTGTGATCACTCTGGAGGACTTTGACAACGGAGGAGAAGGTGTCGCATACCACGATAATAATACGGGAAATAACGGAGGTAAATACCGCCCCTCTGAAGGAGTGGATATTGACTTCTCCAGAAATGAGGGTGGCGGCTACCAGGTAGGCTGGACCGAGACGGGAGAATGGATGAATTATACAGTAGTGGTGAAAGAAACAGGCTACTATAACACATACATACTCGCCGGTTCTGAAAGGAGTGATGGCGTTGTTCATCTTGAATTTGATGGTGTGGATGTTACCGGTCCGCTGAAAATGCCTAACACCGGCGATTATCATAAAAGGCAGAATGTCACCACCAGTATCTATCTCACCAAAGGCACGCATGTGATGCGCTTCTTTGTAGATCATGAAGGATTTGATGTGAAGTCTGTCACATTCCGGCCATTAAACTAA